One segment of Megachile rotundata isolate GNS110a chromosome 4, iyMegRotu1, whole genome shotgun sequence DNA contains the following:
- the ana3 gene encoding rotatin homolog anastral spindle 3 isoform X1, which translates to MCFTETSNMNGISAVHVKKLSHTIEEIRSRALDNIISKYDLGFTCDCDAVKKELITKLFNWFSFESFSQTEKVLDLLLRLLKTGDKSYLNAFGKLRFQNELHELRRKLGTEWYEKLNEIEETILNVGGLQATVNNEHMKNHNTLKMGFIDYDKHRTRIKDHGDNESRMHNIENHNIPSVLDNTIPFDLTMDCGDGTPISKTTEGGIKWLVLPWQPLVTSDRGVLAAVEEALNNSLDTNLILHTCQFITNVMMQDFPAEVFLQRPAIVLILHNLLESSTDDSNVNLRIVIPMVLKTLLKLTRSLRLRIYYYCEPCIANKKQKLLAGKLGTSVYPSSETRDSPDGGFPEANYQAYQSTGTSERSQSVTENIDDSILQLQQMFIPTFCIDSLRHVISQLSIPVNATLPLRNIKYVVDLSYELVQLLIISVMPNIWLCNDDMALKITEDMKSLFGILGDVIEYFGNYGAIDHFRITYLHLVTITMKLLSNIVPLEIADAIFPKSLETSICIAIMDAPIYLLYPRLHSILQEYGRQFQGIDEVAYIKMFDDTRVVAKSMQAAISIIKNLSNLPHSEALKTLYASKLSLSYHKNFSIIKKTIRFLQHINRYSLNNEDYALATKLILGLLANADSDIQYATYVECHTLVKSILGIEYNRERSSYESLTFLFESSVLTEIISHGITNEDQRIREISEEILVYILKGRVQMGEDGWLKSLEALAPILPLLQCHANSTTTLGQCITKIFDPDVSSSIQLPYIEVLKGNLRFLFSPDDDIREEAVCRLIWLLGKEKDSVQKLPRLSSLHGLPLNSLCIFERQNVLKKSEGNYQRSNLLSVLEMLNEPNVDPKIRKSALVQISVMLSDCSLHKSFITENGVSLILNIFDSALIEKDYINYPDSVISIITMLKLLVSTEPSIRQDLSTSKNVLSNIIRSLFLFPNNECVRTDGSQLLCLLLYNEYIMRLGENYTENYNQLNISLPHLIVSKMRLPFLCKFHWKISMHRRSDVSVFHGSNQLASTFIKQYWVWEWNDGLNVLWKNWNDLIESDISEKLKIQENEFLTLRYSYPYYYCQQQLYNIQNSTTHDSVLCALDYLTMYIKFYKIQQYENLKDISLLPWEQTFERFLISQPASKEDCDLFVEVLNFLQIYVNITKNGKCKWTNKIMRNITKTLAELFKHSELDNQDIHQSILKLARTCSAIEKPEQADDEDETIRLHFIELIVSTLCFGDQQHFYNLAYLDWLLTCLTYLIGKCHWANYKNLLISLGNTLIELIISFHGAGTVSFMGLSITRNSIICLNHLLYQMQINFNKNAFVVFWYEEGRTLNWLPMLWQNRDPLVRASALQLLSGLINNLHTAAQLLNTIALAPSELCQTLLQYIASREESCIVREQACFAFSNLVKNCNSVTFQYVNSLQANAILIYMEQNNTYYEITVLCSNIYMFTTLDYDLTSNREQETGKAPSIHSLQSGCTSLVPRTISYLYNCQDELQPFSARESATTENDNCLQLVATPSLITAVCRLLNNLIFIGKHEVVHQIYEHSIDKYLFGCINEVPRSVETKKNLAHYCEILEMYINILTVLTNCVIHSNEYTVVVNFSPDSLYTLFSFLNSDFYIIDTAQLISLRDRLWTEVFNFIAILSLTENQHFESIQAALELCTPEVVLSSICIAMRSSNAELRISAIGCLAFLLSQDIQKDSLGKGNISLQTVIDTTFTCSSSDYRNSLREIISDINKISLRSASLHLRKGTESENVLTSYDKVAEGEEKNEIAIGEEFCGILLHLFIAHNYNRSKKNRKLNEDKDLITSALTNLLCISNTAKRIALEENLPETSLMILKEFYVRLNMQPFELFKNQIDRDKKIHPLLHDVNAIFTLLMNFMYGSAEVKEVLSKAGLADVLHKLWAWVALNKTVSTTALKLLATYTTKCSIAAHSLTLTTTLPGTGLRRTPNTLALIHVIIQLVCKEIDKAGQMFDNHKLHFAFHILRNAVHVHECRVLISKSNLLQFFTKIHPVTTKRTKPWPLIELYCLEFLIDFTYYQEGQLCVPKTVDGLDVLLQLSKCSSPSSRILAISILRNLAFNMTNRPRLLSSVDFINVVHDIFKNGSINEIKIAGSMLWSLISNNQKGKLIVRSAGFSQSIQEALGRLTLLTIDDRKEEQELIKMLQYVLRILSPVDTKND; encoded by the exons ATGTGTTTCACCGAAACGTCAAACATGAATGGGATTTCAGCAGTACAcgttaaaaaattaa GTCATACTATTGAAGAAATTCGATCAAGAGCTTTAGACAATATTATCTCGAAATATGATCTTGGATTTACTTGTGATTGCGATGCtgtaaaaaaagaattaataacaAAACTATTTAATTGGTTTTCATTTGAAAGCTTTTcacagacagagaaagtttTAGACTTATTACTTCGTTTACTAAAG acaGGTGATAAAAGTTACTTAAATGCATTCGGTAAATTAAGATTTCAAAATGAACTCCATGAATTAAGAAGGAAATTAGGTACAGAATGGTAcgaaaaattaaacgaaatagAAGAAACTATTCTTAATGTGGGTGGATTGCAGGCAACAGTAAATAATGAACATATGAAG aatcATAACACCttaaaaatgggatttattGATTACGATAAACATAGAACCCGTATAAAAGACCATGGAGATAATGAAAGTAGAATGCATAATATAGAAAATCACAATATTCCTTCTGTTTTAGATAA TACAATACCATTTGATTTAACAATGGACTGTGGAGATGGTACTCCAATATCTAAGACTACAGAAGGTGGTATCAAATGGCTAGTATTACCATGGCAACCTTTAGTTACTTCAGATAGAGGTGTTTTAGCTGCGGTCGAAGAAGCATTGAACAACAGTTTAGATACAAATCttatattacatacatgtcAATTTATAACAAATGTAATGATGCAAGACTTCCCGGCAGAAGTATTCCTTCAAAGACCAGCTATAGTACTT ATATTGCATAATCTTCTAGAATCTAGTACAGATGATTCAAATGTTAATCTTAGAATTGTGATACCAATGGTATTGAAAACACTACTTAAGTTAACAAGATCTTTGCGATTGAGAATTTACTATTACTGTGAACCGTGCATTGCAAATAAAAAGCAAAAG TTATTAGCAGGCAAATTAGGCACCAGTGTTTACCCTTCTTCAGAAACCAGAGACAGTCCTGATGGAGGATTTCCAGAAGCAAATTACCAAGCATATCAGTCTACG GGTACAAGTGAAAGAAGTCAAAGTGTGACAGAAAACATTGATGATTCTATTTTACAATTGCAACAAATGTTCATACCAACATTTTGTATCGATTCATTAAGACATGTTATTTCGCAACTAAGTATTCCCGTTAATGCAACGCTACCgctaagaaatattaaatacgtGGTTGATCTGTCATATGAGCTAGTACAATTGCTTATTATCAGTGTCATGCCAAATATTTGGCTTTGTAACGATGATATGGCTTTAAAAATAACTGAAGATATGAAATCATTATTTGGCATCCTGGGAGATGTAAtagaatattttggaaattatggtGCTATTGATCATTTTAGAATAACGTATTTGCATCTAGTAACTATTACAATGAAACTGTTGAGTAACATTGTACCTTTAGAAATAGCGGACGCTATTTTTCCAAAATCTCTTGAAACATCAATATGTATAGCTATAATGGACGCTCCTATTTATCTTTTATATCCAAGACTACATTCTATATTACAAGAATATGGTCGC CAATTTCAAGGTATCGATGAAGTTGCGTATATAAAAATGTTCGATGATACAAGAGTGGTAGCAAAATCAATGCAAGCTGCTATATCCATAATAAAAAATCTGTCTAATTTACCTCATTCAGAAGCGTTAAAAACATTATACGCTTCAAAGTTAAGTTTATCTTATCACAAAAATTTTAGTATCATAAAAAAAACTATTAGGTTTTTACAACATATAAATAG gTATTCTCTAAATAATGAAGACTATGCATTAGCTACAAAGTTAATATTAGGTCTATTGGCTAACGCGGATTCTGATATACAGTATGCAACATATGTAGAATGTCATACTTTAGTTAAAAGTATTCTAGGAATAGAATATAACAGAGAGAGATCATCTTATGAAAGCTTGACATTTTTGTTCGAATCGTCTGTCTTAACCGAAATAATCTCTCATGGCATAACAAATGAAGACCAAAGG ATACGGGAAATATCGGAAGAAATATTAGTTTATATATTGAAAGGAAGGGTACAAATGGGAGAAGATGGATGGTTAAAATCATTAGAAGCTCTTGCTCCAATATTACCTCTTTTACAGTGCCATGCTAATTCAACTACAACTTTAGGTCAAtgcattacaaaaatttttgatCCTGATGTTTCTTCTAGCATACAGTTACCCTATATTGAG GTCTTAAAAGGCAATTTAAGGTTTCTCTTTTCACCCGACGATGATATTCGAGAAGAAGCGGTTTGTCGATTAATTTGGCTTCTTGGTAAAGAGAAAGATTCAGTTCAGAAATTACCAAGATTATCTTCTTTACATGGTTTACCTCTTAACTCACTTTGCATATTCGAACGTCAAAATGTTCTTAAAAAATCTGAAGGCAATTATCAG AGGAGCAATTTATTATCAGTGCTCGAAATGCTGAATGAACCAAACGTAGATCCGAAAATACGGAAATCTGCATTGGTTCAAATCAGTGTAATGCTTTCGGATTGTTCTTTACATAAATCATTTATCACTGAAAATGGAGTGTCTCTTATATTGAACATATTTGACAGTGCTTTG attgaaaAGGATTACATCAATTATCCAGATTCTGTCatttctataattactatgTTGAAGCTACTAGTATCTACCGAACCTTCTATACGGCAAGATCTATCTACCAGTAAAAATGttctttcaaatataataagaa gtttatttttatttccaaacAACGAATGCGTGAGGACTGATGGTTCACAACTTCTTTGCTTATTGCTTTACAACGAATATATCATGAGGCTAGGTGAAAACTATACCGAGAACTATAATcagttaaatatttctttaccgCATCTTATTGTATCGAAAATGAGATTACCATTTCTTTGTAAATTCCATTGGAAAATAAGTATGCACAGACGTTCGGATGTATCTG tttttcatgGTTCTAATCAATTAGCTTCAACATTTATTAAACAGTATTGGGTATGGGAATGGAATGATGGTTTGAATGTACTTTGGAAAAACTGGAACGACCTTATTGAGTCTGACATATCTGAGAAACTGAAAATACAGGAAAATGAATTCTTAACTTTACGTTATAGCTATCCCTATTATTACTGTCAACAGCAATTATATAACATACAAAATTCGACGACACATGACTCAGTTCTATGCGCACTTGATTATCTTACAAt gtacataaaattttacaaaattcaacAGTATGAAAATCTGAAAGATATAAGCCTTTTACCTTGGGAACAAACGTTTGAGCGATTTTTAATTTCACAGCCTGCGAGTAAAGAAGATTGCGATTTATTTgttgaagttttgaattttctaCAAATCTACGTTAACATTACCAAGAACG GAAAATGTAAGTGGACTAACAAAATAATGAGGAACATAACTAAGACATTAGCAGAGTTATTTAAACATTCCGAATTAGATAATCAAGACATACACCAATCCATATTAAAATTAGCTCGTACCTGCTCAGCGATAGAAAAACCTGAACAGGCCGATGATGAGGACGAAACTATTCGACTTCATTTTATTGAACTTATTGTCTCCACTTTGTGTTTCGGGGATCaacaacatttttataatttgg CTTACCTTGATTGGTTGTTAACATGTTTAACATATTTAATTGGAAAATGTCACTGGGCTAATTATAAAAACCTATTAATATCGTTAGGTAACACACTGATAGAACTGATTATATCTTTTCATGGTGCTGGTACTGTCAGCTTTATGGGTTTATCTATAACcagaaattctataatatgcctTAATCATTTATTGTATCAgatgcaaataaattttaataaaaat GCATTTGTAGTATTTTGGTACGAAGAAGGCCGTACGTTAAATTGGTTGCCAATGTTATGGCAGAATCGAGATCCATTGGTTCGTGCCTCTGCTTTGCAATTATTATCAGgtttaataaacaatttgcaTACAGCTGCTCAACTTTTAAACACTATAGCGCTGGCGCCGAGTGAATTGTGTCAGACGTTACTTCAATACATTGCTAGTAGGGAAGAATCCTGTATAGTTAGAGAACAAGCATGTTTTGCATTTAGCAATTTAGTGAAAAATTGCAATTCTGTAACTTTTCAGTAT GTGAACTCTTTGCAAGCAAAtgctattttaatatatatggAACAAAATAACACTTATTATGAGATTACTGTCTTGTGTTCTAATATTTATATGTTTACAACTTTGGACTATGATCTTACGAGTAATCGAGAACAAGAAACTGGAAAAGCCCCGTCTATTCATAGTTTACAGTCCGGGTGCACGTCTTTAGTGCCGCGTACAATTTCATATCTATATAATTGTCAAGATGAATTACAGccgt TTTCAGCAAGAGAGTCTGCCACTACAGAAAATGATAATTGTTTGCAATTAGTAGCAACACCATCATTGATAACGGCTGTTTGCAGgttgttaaataatttgatatttatagGAAAACATGAAGTAGTTCATCAAATTTATGAACATTCTatagataaatatttatttgg ATGTATTAACGAAGTGCCTAGAAGTGTCGAAACTAAAAAGAATTTGGCACATTACTgcgaaattttagaaatgtatattaatattttaacggTTTTAACAAATTGTGTCATACACAGTAACGAATATACCGTTGTAGTTAATTTTTCTCCTGACTCACTGTACACGTTGTTCTCCTTTTTGAACAGCGATTTTTAta TTATTGACACAGCGCAATTGATATCTCTGCGGGATAGGCTATGGACGGAGGTTTTCAATTTCATAGCTATACTCTCTCTAACGGAAAATCAACACTTTGAGTCAATACAGGCAGCTTTAGAATTATGCACTCCGGAAGTTGTACTTTCATCCATTTGTATTGCAATGAGAAGTTCCAATGCGGAACTTCGGATAAGCGCTATAGGATGCCTTGCGTTCCTCCTATCACAAGACATACAGAAAGATTCATTAGGGAAAGGCAATATTTCGTTACAAACAGTAATAGATACTACCTTCACGTGTTCATCTAGCGACTATAGAAATAGTTTAAGAGAAATAATATCGGACATTAATAAGATCTCGCTAAGAAGTGCAAGTTTACACTTGAGAAAAGGGACTGAAAGCGAGAATGTCTTAACAAGTTATGATAAAGTAGCTGAGGGCGAAGAGAAGAATGAAATCGCAATAGGAGAAGAATTTTGCGGTATTTTATTGCACTTGTTCATCGCACACAATTACAATAGATCCAAGAAAAATCGTAAGTTAAACGAAGACAAAGATTTGATCACAAGTGCTCTTACTAATTTATTGTGCATATCAAATACTGCTAAACGAATTGCGTTAGAAGAAAATTTGCCCGAAACATCCTTAATGATATTGAAAGAATTCTATGTCAGATTAAACATGCAACCTTTTGAACTGTTTAAGAATCAAATCGACCGCGACAAAAAG ATCCATCCACTACTACACGATGTGAATGCTATCTTTACATTATTAATGAATTTCATGTATGGCAGTGCTGAAGTTAAAGAAGTTTTGTCAAAAGCTGGATTAGCAGATGTGTTGCATAAATTGTGGGCTTGGGTTGCATTGAACAAAACCGTGTCTACCACTGCTTTAAAGTTGCTTGCAACTTATACCACAAAATGTTCTATAG CTGCACACTCGTTGACGTTAACCACTACTCTGCCGGGAACTGGACTTAGAAGAACTCCTAACACTCTAGCTTTAATTCATGTCATTATACAGTTAGTCTGCAAGGAAATAGATAAAGCTGGACAAATGTTTGACAATCACAAGTTACATTTTGCGTTTCATATTCTACGGAACGCTGTGCATGTCCACGAATGTAGAGTTTTAATTTCAAAG AGCAATCTTCTGCagttttttacaaaaatacacCCGGTCACGACAAAGAGAACAAAACCATGGCCGCTAATTGAATTATACTGTTTAGAATTCTTGATTGACTTCACTTATTACCAAGAGGGTCAATTATGTGTACCAAAG ACTGTTGATGGATTGGATGTTTTGTtacaattatcaaaatgttcttCCCCGTCCAGCAGAATTCTGGCGATTTCAATATTACGCAATCTGGCATTTAACATGACCAATCGACCGCGATTACTTAGTTCGG TGGATTTCATCAACGTTGTACACgacatatttaaaaatggtTCCATAAACGAAATCAAGATCGCTGGATCCATGTTATGGTCTCTAATATCGAATAATCAGAAGGGAAAATTAATCGTTCGAAGCGCTGGTTTTTCGCAAAGTATTCAGGAAGCTTTAGGCAGACTTACATTATTGACTATAGATGATAGAAAAGAAGaacaagaattaattaaaatgttacaataCGTATTAAGAATACTCAGTCCAGTAGACACGAAGAATGATTAA